A single window of Methanoculleus sp. SDB DNA harbors:
- a CDS encoding hydrogenase expression protein HypA: MGSPFFSLASAINRYPGIIALLVCCVAAVALYGTTLTSMETGYDTYVDTSSERGILLAQYSDTFLSDAIMILVEGDDVTDPAVIAYLDRLARDCANEQYVSGITALSDLLAAANGGTLPVSDAAITAAAGQLPQETLSLILPSPSMTIIVVTPEPGMSLASEEALLKALESRIALADTPPGFTASLTGSPAFESQMSAEMGSSMGTLILAALALMVVAVGLLFGHVRYRLLSVAIVATGLVFTFGFMGLAGMKINMVTIAAFPVLIGIGIDYAIQFHSRFDEEARQGSLTDAVAATITRSGPSVLYAMLATSMGFLAMWISPLPMIRSFGMVCVIGVVSCYLAALIIVPTAGTLLSYRPRPAATGDSPLLLRYNAAIGTVVEGVAKNPLPVLLVCSLVAIAGIQIDSTIPVNTNENTFVPADMPAKVNLDKVVRTMGPTSTVPVYVRGDGVVSLPGLSWMHDFQVYEEEHNAKITGSHSIVTEVLIVTGGTMPESEAALDEALAAIPAETVARYADGRTSAVIEFSMVEMENEVAMSFIDGLQREIAWFQPPPGITATITGEGEMFTNLIREIREGKTTMTLLGFSLIFLFLFAVYRKAKKAATPLVPIVLIIGWNGVMMYLLGIEYTPMTATLGSMTIGVASEYTILIMERCYEERARGLALIPAIRASVQKIGTAITVSGLTTVFGFSALMLSSFGIISNFGILTVISVGFALLGAILVMPAILALTAGREHAAGAPDGAAAA; encoded by the coding sequence ATGGGATCACCGTTTTTCTCTCTTGCCAGCGCCATCAACCGTTATCCCGGCATCATCGCGCTGCTGGTATGCTGCGTTGCCGCCGTGGCGCTGTACGGCACCACGCTGACGTCGATGGAGACGGGATACGACACCTACGTCGACACCAGCTCCGAGCGGGGCATCCTGCTTGCACAGTATTCCGACACCTTCCTCTCCGACGCTATCATGATCCTCGTCGAAGGGGACGATGTCACCGATCCCGCCGTGATCGCCTACCTTGACCGCCTTGCCCGCGACTGCGCAAACGAACAGTATGTCAGCGGCATCACCGCCCTTTCCGATCTTCTTGCGGCTGCAAACGGCGGGACGCTGCCCGTGTCCGATGCGGCGATTACCGCGGCCGCCGGACAGCTGCCGCAGGAGACGCTCTCCCTGATCCTGCCGTCCCCCTCGATGACGATCATCGTGGTTACCCCCGAGCCGGGCATGTCGCTTGCATCGGAGGAGGCGCTGCTGAAAGCCCTCGAATCTCGCATCGCGCTTGCAGATACGCCGCCCGGCTTCACGGCAAGCCTCACCGGCTCACCAGCCTTCGAAAGCCAGATGAGCGCCGAGATGGGTTCGTCGATGGGCACGCTGATCCTGGCAGCGCTCGCCCTGATGGTCGTCGCCGTCGGCCTGCTCTTCGGGCATGTGCGGTACCGGCTCCTTTCGGTTGCCATCGTGGCAACGGGCCTTGTGTTCACGTTCGGGTTCATGGGCCTCGCCGGCATGAAGATCAACATGGTGACGATCGCCGCATTCCCGGTGCTCATCGGGATCGGCATCGACTACGCCATCCAGTTTCACTCGAGATTCGACGAAGAGGCCCGCCAGGGATCGCTTACCGACGCCGTCGCCGCCACCATCACCCGGTCGGGGCCCTCCGTGCTGTACGCGATGCTCGCAACGTCGATGGGATTTCTCGCCATGTGGATCTCCCCGCTGCCGATGATCCGGAGTTTCGGCATGGTCTGCGTCATCGGCGTCGTCTCCTGCTACCTTGCCGCCCTGATCATCGTGCCGACCGCAGGCACCCTGCTTTCCTACCGGCCCCGCCCTGCTGCCACCGGAGACAGCCCCCTCCTGCTCCGATACAACGCCGCCATCGGCACTGTCGTCGAAGGGGTTGCGAAAAACCCCCTCCCTGTACTGCTGGTCTGCAGCCTAGTCGCGATCGCCGGCATCCAGATCGACAGCACGATCCCTGTCAATACCAACGAGAATACCTTCGTCCCCGCCGACATGCCCGCCAAAGTGAACCTGGACAAGGTGGTCCGGACCATGGGCCCGACCTCGACCGTCCCTGTCTACGTGCGGGGCGACGGCGTCGTGTCCCTTCCCGGTCTTTCGTGGATGCATGACTTCCAGGTATACGAGGAGGAGCACAACGCCAAGATTACCGGTTCGCACAGCATTGTCACCGAAGTCCTCATCGTGACGGGCGGGACGATGCCGGAGAGCGAAGCGGCGCTCGACGAGGCGCTCGCCGCCATCCCGGCGGAGACCGTGGCCCGTTACGCTGACGGCAGGACCTCGGCGGTGATCGAGTTTTCAATGGTCGAAATGGAAAACGAGGTCGCCATGTCGTTCATCGACGGCCTGCAGCGCGAGATTGCCTGGTTCCAGCCGCCGCCCGGCATCACTGCCACCATCACCGGCGAGGGCGAGATGTTCACCAACCTCATCCGGGAGATCCGCGAGGGAAAGACCACGATGACACTCCTGGGCTTTTCGCTGATCTTTCTCTTCCTCTTTGCCGTCTACAGAAAAGCGAAAAAGGCGGCAACGCCGCTCGTGCCGATCGTCCTCATCATCGGGTGGAACGGGGTGATGATGTACCTCCTCGGAATCGAGTACACCCCGATGACCGCGACCCTCGGATCGATGACGATCGGGGTTGCCTCGGAGTATACCATCCTGATCATGGAACGCTGCTACGAGGAGCGGGCACGGGGGCTCGCGCTCATACCCGCCATCCGGGCGAGCGTGCAGAAGATCGGGACTGCCATCACCGTCTCGGGGCTGACAACTGTCTTCGGGTTCTCGGCGCTCATGCTCTCGAGTTTCGGCATCATCAGCAACTTCGGCATCCTCACCGTCATCTCCGTCGGGTTTGCCCTGCTGGGCGCGATCCTCGTCATGCCGGCCATCCTTGCCCTCACCGCCGGTCGGGAGCATGCGGCCGGCGCCCCGGACGGGGCCGCCGCCGCATAG
- a CDS encoding magnesium transporter → MKNHAARASSKAGLPPGTLIHVGEAKAESSVITVIDYDEDHFTEEQNVSVEVAATRASAPSVTWINIDGLADTHLIEALGNRFSLHPLTQEDILNTTQRPKLEEFDEYLYVVIKMLFIDRNEEICAEQVSLILGDRVVISFQEQKGDVFESIRNRLRTGKGRIRKFGPDYLMYTMLDAIVDGYFSVFEKMGEWIEELEDELVTDPDPQTLETIYSLKRDLIYLRRSIWPLREVIAAMGRGETNRIPEATLIYIRDVYDHVIQVADTLETYRDMVSGMLDIYLSSISNRMNEIMKVLTIIATIFIPLTFVVGLYGMNFKYMPELGLEFGYPAVLVVMALIAAVEIIYFRKKRWI, encoded by the coding sequence GTGAAAAATCACGCCGCCAGAGCATCATCGAAGGCGGGGCTGCCGCCCGGGACACTGATCCATGTCGGGGAGGCAAAGGCCGAATCGTCGGTCATCACGGTGATTGACTACGATGAAGACCATTTTACCGAAGAGCAAAACGTCTCCGTCGAGGTGGCGGCTACCCGTGCCAGCGCCCCGTCGGTCACCTGGATCAACATTGACGGTCTCGCGGACACCCATCTCATCGAGGCCCTCGGCAATCGCTTCTCCCTGCACCCCCTCACGCAGGAGGATATTCTCAATACCACTCAGCGCCCGAAACTGGAGGAGTTTGACGAATACCTCTATGTCGTCATAAAGATGCTTTTTATCGACCGGAACGAGGAGATCTGCGCCGAGCAGGTGAGCCTTATCCTCGGGGATCGTGTCGTCATCTCGTTTCAGGAGCAGAAGGGCGATGTCTTTGAGAGCATCAGGAACCGGCTCCGGACCGGCAAAGGGCGCATCAGGAAATTCGGTCCCGATTATCTCATGTATACGATGCTTGACGCGATCGTGGACGGATACTTCAGTGTGTTTGAGAAGATGGGGGAGTGGATCGAGGAACTTGAGGACGAACTGGTCACCGATCCCGACCCCCAGACCCTTGAGACCATCTATTCCCTGAAACGGGATCTTATCTACCTCCGGCGCTCCATCTGGCCTTTGCGCGAGGTTATCGCCGCGATGGGCCGGGGTGAAACCAACCGGATCCCGGAGGCGACATTGATCTACATCAGGGATGTCTACGACCATGTTATCCAGGTTGCCGATACGCTCGAGACCTACCGCGATATGGTCTCGGGCATGCTCGACATCTACCTGTCAAGCATCAGCAACAGGATGAACGAGATCATGAAAGTGCTCACCATTATCGCCACCATCTTTATTCCGCTCACCTTTGTCGTGGGGCTGTACGGGATGAATTTCAAGTACATGCCGGAACTGGGATTGGAGTTCGGCTATCCCGCCGTCCTGGTGGTGATGGCGCTGATTGCCGCCGTTGAAATCATCTATTTCCGGAAAAAACGGTGGATATAA
- a CDS encoding helicase: protein MDSLDSWFPYDAYRPGQRRMLDFAMECVSEGRTAMIDAPTGSGKSSVVAACLAAAQGRKVVVAVRTVSQLATFVREIDLIRKKRGGLKCAFLIGKRTMCPMACEGDAYRVCEGLKAFSATLMRERAQKGALVPAQDPFVRQQIARMSAEKPLICPYFIRSRAFSDTADGLRMIPSATLRARAGQASSKLVVPERLGEIAGDLCPYEIMLQAARDADVVVLNFHHVFNDAIREQLYQSLDIEAGNTLLLVDEAHNCGDTIQSIQSVVLDERTLETASHELHAMRNRVRGADAVLSLIPRIIRFLDSLRRSRKTEDWFDPAILERAVLAGTLYGSLGAIIDDLLRIEETLREKNLKAGDFRESAVERLAAFFRQLSEATTDRAYLTLYRIDGEEVALEVRNIDPSGTMTGVAGAHAACVLISGTLSPVESYRRLYFESSDIATLSLPNSFPRENRRIVCATDITSAYRMRGDAGHTARVHDYITTFSRLPGNLAVYFPSYEMLNTYTADIPPLLNGKEVFCEASSASEANTSLQTFLSLPSRGRCGILFGVCGGKWSEGLDYRGEMLSGAFVIGLPLAPYTDVRRIIIQYFRRKFGPEGEFISYTLPAINRALQALGRVLRTPEDTGMLVIGECRFLESGVRRGLPPWMQEEMDSCTIASFSRELEAWRS, encoded by the coding sequence ATGGATTCCCTCGACAGCTGGTTCCCGTACGACGCCTATCGTCCCGGGCAGCGCCGGATGCTGGATTTTGCCATGGAATGCGTGAGCGAAGGCCGCACTGCCATGATCGACGCTCCGACAGGGAGCGGCAAATCGAGCGTGGTTGCGGCATGCCTTGCGGCGGCACAGGGGAGGAAAGTCGTGGTCGCGGTTCGTACGGTCAGCCAGCTCGCGACATTTGTCAGAGAGATCGACCTGATCCGGAAGAAAAGGGGAGGCCTCAAATGTGCGTTTCTCATCGGGAAACGGACCATGTGCCCCATGGCTTGCGAGGGAGACGCGTACCGCGTCTGCGAGGGGCTCAAGGCGTTTTCAGCCACGCTGATGAGGGAGCGGGCGCAGAAAGGCGCCCTCGTACCGGCACAGGATCCGTTCGTCAGGCAGCAGATCGCGAGGATGTCGGCGGAAAAACCCCTGATATGCCCCTATTTCATCAGGAGCAGGGCATTTTCCGACACTGCGGACGGGCTCAGGATGATTCCCTCGGCAACCCTCCGCGCCCGTGCGGGACAGGCTTCCTCAAAACTGGTAGTGCCCGAGCGGCTCGGCGAAATAGCCGGTGACCTCTGCCCGTATGAGATTATGCTGCAGGCAGCCCGGGACGCGGATGTCGTGGTCCTGAACTTCCACCATGTCTTCAACGATGCAATCAGGGAGCAGCTCTACCAGTCGCTGGATATCGAGGCTGGAAACACCCTGCTTCTTGTTGATGAGGCACACAACTGCGGCGATACAATCCAGAGCATCCAGAGCGTTGTTCTCGACGAAAGGACTCTTGAAACAGCGTCCCACGAGCTTCATGCGATGAGGAACCGTGTCCGCGGCGCCGATGCCGTCCTCTCCCTCATCCCCCGCATCATACGGTTCCTGGATTCACTCCGGCGCTCCCGCAAGACCGAGGACTGGTTCGATCCCGCGATCCTTGAACGGGCGGTGCTCGCCGGCACGCTGTACGGCTCCCTCGGTGCGATTATCGACGATCTGCTGCGAATCGAGGAGACGCTCCGCGAAAAGAACCTGAAAGCGGGCGATTTTCGCGAGTCAGCCGTGGAACGGCTGGCGGCATTTTTCAGGCAGCTCTCGGAAGCAACCACCGACAGGGCATATCTGACCCTCTACCGGATCGACGGGGAAGAGGTCGCCCTGGAGGTGCGGAATATCGATCCCTCGGGAACGATGACCGGTGTTGCGGGCGCCCACGCCGCCTGCGTGCTTATCTCCGGCACGCTCTCGCCGGTGGAGAGCTACCGCCGCCTGTATTTCGAATCGTCTGATATTGCCACCCTCTCGCTCCCGAACAGTTTCCCGAGGGAGAACCGCCGGATTGTATGCGCGACCGACATCACCTCCGCATACAGGATGCGCGGCGATGCCGGGCACACCGCCCGCGTCCACGACTACATCACGACGTTTTCCCGGCTTCCCGGAAACCTTGCCGTCTATTTTCCGTCCTATGAGATGCTCAATACCTACACTGCGGACATTCCTCCATTACTCAACGGAAAAGAGGTTTTTTGCGAGGCCTCGTCGGCATCCGAGGCCAACACAAGCCTGCAGACATTTCTCTCCCTCCCCTCCCGGGGACGGTGCGGGATCCTCTTCGGCGTATGCGGCGGGAAATGGAGCGAAGGGCTTGATTACCGCGGAGAGATGCTCTCGGGCGCCTTTGTCATCGGGCTTCCTCTCGCACCCTACACTGATGTACGGCGGATCATCATCCAGTACTTCCGGCGGAAATTCGGGCCCGAAGGTGAGTTCATCTCCTATACGCTTCCCGCAATAAACCGGGCGCTGCAGGCGCTGGGACGGGTCCTCAGGACACCGGAGGATACCGGGATGCTGGTAATCGGCGAATGCCGGTTCCTCGAATCCGGTGTGCGCCGGGGCCTTCCCCCGTGGATGCAGGAGGAAATGGATTCCTGCACCATCGCATCTTTTTCCCGGGAGTTAGAGGCATGGCGCTCGTAG
- a CDS encoding cysteine methyltransferase — translation MALVEGACRFGLWWVHVAWSGSVIHRVRFAASDREGPVPEPLRRYLRGRGTDLSMLSTPATDDGAPYAAIYRAVRTVPYGSTATYGEIARAAGTHPRVVGMAMKRNPVPLVIPCHRIVAAGGIGGFSSGIALKEALLAMEREKCII, via the coding sequence ATGGCGCTCGTAGAAGGGGCATGCAGGTTCGGGCTCTGGTGGGTGCACGTAGCATGGTCGGGCAGTGTCATCCACCGCGTGCGGTTTGCCGCATCAGACAGGGAGGGACCCGTTCCGGAACCCCTGCGGCGATATCTCCGTGGCAGGGGGACGGATCTCTCCATGCTCTCGACACCCGCGACCGATGACGGCGCCCCGTACGCAGCTATTTACCGGGCGGTGCGGACGGTGCCGTACGGGAGTACGGCCACCTACGGAGAGATTGCCCGTGCGGCAGGCACCCACCCCCGGGTCGTCGGAATGGCGATGAAACGGAATCCCGTTCCCCTCGTCATCCCGTGTCACCGGATCGTTGCCGCCGGGGGGATCGGCGGATTTTCTTCGGGGATTGCACTGAAAGAGGCGCTGCTTGCCATGGAACGGGAAAAATGCATTATATAA